GCAAAAATTGCAGCAGGTTAAGGTCTGGCTCTTTTTGCCAGGCTGGCTGGAGGAGTTCAATAACTTCATTCAGACGTTTACATTTCATAGTAATGCTCCTTACTCTTGAGACAGACACGTTAGCAGGGTCAATCCCACAATAAAAGAGGCGATATCGGTGAATCTGATGACGACGATAACAGGCGTTATACTGGCGGGCGGTAAAGCCAGACGAATGGGCGGCGTAGATAAAGGATTGCTTGAATTAAACGGCAAACCGCTGTGGCAACATGTCGCTGACGCGCTTATGACGCAGCTATCTTACGTCGTGGTTAATGCCAATCGTCATCAGGAAATCTATCAGGCAAGTGGTCTGAAAGTAATAGCGGATTCACTGGCGGATTATCCTGGCCCGCTGGCGGGAATGCTTTCGGTAATGCAGCAGGAAGCAGGTGAGTGGTTTCTGTTTTGTCCGTGCGATACGCCTTATATTCCCCAGGATTTAGTCTCCCGGCTTAATCATCAGCGCAAAGATGCACCTGTTGTGTGGGTCCATGACGGTGAACGCGATCATCCAACTATTGCTCTGGTAAATCGCGCTATTGAGCCGTTGTTGCAGGAATATCTGCAAGCAGGAGAACGCCGGGTAATGGCATTTATGAATCTTGCTGGCGGTCACGCGGTTGATTTTAGCGACCGTAAAGAAGCATTTGTGAACATGAATACGCCAGAGGAGCTTGCCCGATGGCAGGAAAAACAATGATACCGCTACTCGCCTTTGCCGCGTGGAGCGGCACCGGTAAAACGACGCTGTTGAAAAAACTTATCCCGGTATTATGCGCCAGAGGGATCCGCCCGGGGCTGATTAAACATACGCATCATGATATGGATGTCGATAAACCGGGCAAAGATAGCTATGAGCTGCGCAAGGCTGGCGCGGCACAAACCATCGTTGCCAGCCAGCAGCGATGGGCCTTGATGACAGAAACACCAGACGAAGAAGAGCTGGATCTGAATTTTCTCGCAAGCCGAATGGATACCTCAAAGCTGGATCTGATTCTGGTTGAAGGGTTCAAGCATGAAGAGATCGCGAAGATTGTGCTGTTTCGCGATGGTGCCGGACATCGACCGGAAGAATTAGTGATAGACAGGCATGTTATTGCTGTAGCCAGTGATGTGCCGATTAATCTTGATGTCGCGTTACTGGATATTAATGATGTTGAGGGGCTGGCTGATTTTGTGGTGGAGTGGATGCAAAAGTAGGAGGGATAATGCAAGGATGGATAAAACGCGCCAGCGTCGCATCCGGCATTTTTTCTGCATCAACGCAAAAAGGCCATCCTGACGGATGGCCTTTCGCTTTATTTGATGCCTGGCAGTTTATGGCGGGCGTCCTGCCCGCCACCCTCCGGGCCGTTGCTTCGCAACGTTCAAATCCGCTCCCGGCGGATTTGTCCTACTCAGGAGAGCGTTCACCGGCAAGCAACAGATAAAACAAAAGGCCCAGTCTTCCGACTGAGCCTTTCGTTTTATTTGATGCCTGGCAGTTCCCTACTCTCGCATGGGGAGACCCCACACTACCATCGGCGCTACGGCGTTTCACTTCTGAGTTCGGCATGGGGTCAGGTGGGACCACCGCGCTAAGGCCGCCAGGCAAATTCTGTTTTATCAACACGTCTTTCTTCGACATGTCGATGTAATCTGTATCAGGCTGAAAATCTTTCTCTCAATCCGCCAAAACATCTTCGGCGTTGTAAGGTTAAGCCTCACGGTTCATTAGTACCGGTTAGCTCAACGCATCGCTGCGCTTACACACCCGGCCTATCAACGTCGTCGTCTTCAACGTTCCTTCAGGACTCTCAAGGAGTCAGGGAGAACTCATCTCGGGGCAAGTTTCGTGCTTAGATGCTTTCAGCACTTATCTCTTCCGCATTTAGCTACCGGGCAGTGCCATTGGCATGACAACCCGAACACCAGTGATGCGTCCACTCCGGTCCTCTCGTACTAGGAGCAGCCCCCCTCAGTTCTCCAGCGCCCACGGCAGATAGGGACCGAACTGTCTCACGACGTTCTAAACCCAGCTCGCGTACCACTTTAAATGGCGAACAGCCATACCCTTGGGACCTACTTCAGCCCCAGGATGTGATGAGCCGACATCGAGGTGCCAAACACCGCCGTCGATATGAACTCTTGGGCGGTATCAGCCTGTTATCCCCGGAGTACCTTTTATCCGTTGAGCGATGGCCCTTCCATTCAGAACCACCGGATCACTATGACCTGCTTTCGCACCTGCTCGCGCCGTCACGCTCGCAGTCAAGCTGGCTTATGCCATTGCACTAACCTCCTGATGTCCGACCAGGATTAGCCAACCTTCGTGCTCCTCCGTTACTCTTTAGGAGGAGACCGCCCCAGTCAAACTACCCACCAGACACTGTCCGCAACCCGGATCACGGGTCTACGTTAGAACATCAAACATTAAAGGGTGGTATTTCAAGGTCGGCTCCACGCAGACTGGCGTCCACACTTCAAAGCCTCCCACCTATCCTACACATCAAGGCTCAATGTTCAGTGTCAAGCTATAGTAAAGGTTCACGGGGTCTTTCCGTCTTGCCGCGGGTACACTGCATCTTCACAGCGAGTTCAATTTCACTGAGTCTCGGGTGGAGACAGCCTGGCCATCATTACGCCATTCGTGCAGGTCGGAACTTACCCGACAAGGAATTTCGCTACCTTAGGACCGTTATAGTTACGGCCGCCGTTTACCGGGGCTTCGATCAAGAGCTTCGCTTGCGCTGACCCCATCAATTAACCTTCCGGCACCGGGCAGGCGTCACACCGTATACGTCCACTTTCGTGTTTGCACAGTGCTGTGTTTTTAATAAACAGTTGCAGCCAGCTGGTATCTTCGACTGATTTCAGCTCCACGAGCAAGTCGCTTCACCTACATATCAGCGTGCCTTCTCCCGAAGTTACGGCACCATTTTGCCTAGTTCCTTCACCCGAGTTCTCTCAAGCGCCTTGGTATTCTCTACCTGACCACCTGTGTCGGTTTGGGGTACGATTTGATGTTACCTGATGCTTAGAGGCTTTTCCTGGAAG
The DNA window shown above is from Escherichia sp. E4742 and carries:
- the mobA gene encoding molybdenum cofactor guanylyltransferase MobA; the protein is MNLMTTITGVILAGGKARRMGGVDKGLLELNGKPLWQHVADALMTQLSYVVVNANRHQEIYQASGLKVIADSLADYPGPLAGMLSVMQQEAGEWFLFCPCDTPYIPQDLVSRLNHQRKDAPVVWVHDGERDHPTIALVNRAIEPLLQEYLQAGERRVMAFMNLAGGHAVDFSDRKEAFVNMNTPEELARWQEKQ
- the mobB gene encoding molybdopterin-guanine dinucleotide biosynthesis protein MobB, with product MAGKTMIPLLAFAAWSGTGKTTLLKKLIPVLCARGIRPGLIKHTHHDMDVDKPGKDSYELRKAGAAQTIVASQQRWALMTETPDEEELDLNFLASRMDTSKLDLILVEGFKHEEIAKIVLFRDGAGHRPEELVIDRHVIAVASDVPINLDVALLDINDVEGLADFVVEWMQK